The following proteins come from a genomic window of Iamia sp. SCSIO 61187:
- a CDS encoding septum formation initiator family protein, whose protein sequence is MSDGPRRRPRPAGATGSSRRAPARGATGSARRPAGSRPATKPTPGAKATPPTTRRPPSATSKGRATATSASGGSRRTPARASARRHGRPAPRPGRRIAAGLVVSVVLVGFLLVGVFPTRTWLAQRDETRERQAELERIRAEQAVREDRVAELQDPDVVEQIAREKLGYVRPGEEAYRTLPPSVPPVDLPDSWPFTGAEDWLNR, encoded by the coding sequence GTGAGCGACGGGCCCCGCCGCCGTCCCCGCCCGGCGGGCGCGACCGGGTCCTCCCGTCGCGCCCCCGCCCGGGGCGCGACCGGGTCCGCCCGCCGCCCGGCCGGCTCGCGGCCCGCCACCAAGCCCACCCCCGGGGCGAAGGCCACGCCTCCGACCACCCGCCGCCCGCCCTCGGCCACGTCGAAGGGCAGGGCCACGGCGACGTCGGCGTCCGGGGGGTCCCGGCGAACCCCCGCCCGGGCGTCGGCCCGGCGCCACGGTCGGCCGGCGCCCCGTCCCGGTCGGCGCATCGCCGCCGGGCTGGTCGTCTCGGTGGTGCTGGTCGGCTTCCTGCTCGTGGGCGTGTTCCCCACCCGGACGTGGCTCGCCCAGCGCGACGAGACCCGCGAGCGCCAGGCCGAGCTCGAGCGCATCCGGGCCGAGCAGGCCGTCCGGGAGGATCGGGTCGCCGAGCTCCAGGACCCCGACGTGGTCGAGCAGATCGCCCGGGAGAAGCTGGGCTACGTCCGCCCGGGGGAGGAGGCCTACCGGACCCTGCCCCCGTCGGTGCCCCCGGTCGACCTGCCCGACAGCTGGCCCTTCACCGGCGCCGAGGACTGGCTCAACCGCTGA